The sequence agagaaaaaaaagaaaagaatttagtagtttttagagttctttatggcttttgtcttttcacaatctaaaaattcaaaaagtttttttttcaccatttgcACCATCTTcgcaaaatacaaaaaatatcaaaaagatgtttcttttgtttatttagtaatcattcataattcgcaaatttacaaaaaaaaagatttttcattcataggagttttcataaaagaaaaattcaaaaaaaataccaaaagttTTGTACagttcatataacgaaaataccaaaaaaaaaattcctttcctagttgttggtgtcagttttatgtgaagtggcAAACTGCAaacttaaaaagattttttttgtttttcatcttcTGTTTGTGTTTGCGTCTCTCAATGTAAGGGTTCAGTCGGTTccttaatccttaattgtccaatctggatgaactacgcatacttGATTCCCGTCCCTCGGGACGattacgtaggcaaccctcggtgggtctgGTAATCTTTATTTTTAGCCTTTGTCTTAGTCTTAGCTTAGGTTTTTCTCTTCGGAATAGTGTTGTGAGTGGGTCCTAGCCAAGTAGTCTGATTTTATTCAATGTTATTGTTTGGCGAATTGGAATCATGAAATGGTCTATCCCCTCAACATATGTCCGTGtcaaaatcccaagggttgggaatcttttgTTCTTCTCGATTTTTTAGATAATGTCTTATCTCTTATTACAGGATGGTTCTGTCCACAATATCTACGGTCCTTATGGTCGTCAAGGTACCCAAAAAGTTGATCAAGTGGTGGGGCACGTTCAACTACTCTGAAAAACACGAAGTGAGGAAAGTGTTAGGCAATTTTGCAGCACTCCTGGATCTCACGCCCCATCCGGATCTAATAGAAGTTGTGTTAACTTTTTGGGATCCAAACaatttggtgtttaggttcgGAAGTTGTGAGTTGACTCCTACCTTGGCAGAAATATCTCTTTTGTTTCAATTGTCTTATATGGGTCAACAGATGATTTTACCCCGCAACCATACTCGCAAAAGATTTCTTCCACTCTGTGGATCGAAAGACAACAAGCAGCTGGGATGTCTCAAACAATCTTGGATTTTCTTTGACTATTTGTTTACTAGATTTGGGTCCTTAGAAGGTTTCGACTATTTTTGGAATGAATTCTGTACTACTAAAAAAATCTGGGAACATCGTCGTCTTGAGTTTTTCTGTCTAGCTTTGTTGAGCATCTTAGTGTTCCCGTTAGATGAGAGGTGTATCAATACTCATCTACAATCAGTGGTGATagctttattcaagaaaaaagatAAGGTTACCATTGTACCAATGAttttaacagaaatatataaggctttaaccgaagtaaAAGGAGCGGTACAATTTTTTGAGGGGAGTAATCTGATATTGCAGttgtggatgatggagcatttgcatacGCCTTCTTTGATTAAAGCAGATGTGATCGACCATTGTATGGGTGATCGAGTGCAAGCCATGCAAGAGAGAatgcattttgataaattttctttCCCTGTGGGAGTCAATGCATGGATTTAATTTCTCGAATCAAGAACTCCGGACAATATTCTTTGGACCTATATGTGGTTTTGTCCTAAGAGAATCTTGATTGGATCTCAAATGCAATTCCTTCTAGTTTTGATAGGACTTAACTGCACTAGACCTTACAGTCCAAGAAGGGTGATGCATCAGTTGGGTAGGGTGCAAGACGTCCCACCGATAATGGACCTTCTAAAGGATGTAGAGTATTTTAAAGACCAAGCCTTGGGGGAAAGCAAATATAAGCAATTCTGGAATAACGCAATGAGGCTAGATGTCGATACCCTCGTGGAAGGTTTAGATAATCTAGGGTGCActcaaaactataaaatctgGCTACAATCTATACCCCGCGGCATTAGTAGATCATTACCAGCTCAACTTAGAGGGCGAATACAGGAAGTAATTGTAGTTGAGGACGATGAGCAGGAAGATCCTTGTTCCAAAGTGGAGCCTTTGAGAGTTCAACTGTCAGGTTTGATCACAACTGTGGAAGGGTGtcagaaaaatctttttgggtgtAGTCTCCAAGAGGTGGGGATACGTGCGAGAAGTTTATTCCCAAGTATCAAAGCATAATTGCAGGATATGTTGCAAAGTCTGAGTGGAAAAGCGAGAACTTCACAGACAgatccatctcagccagggtcatcacacAGAGCACCAGTTTGAAAGAGCATTTCCTATCTTTTGTTTAGTTTaagttctttacttttctgccATTGTAGTGTTGTGTCTTCGTTAAGTCAGTGTCAAGTTTGTTTTAATGTTAGGGTCTTTATAAGGAATGTTACGCATGTTGTCCTATGGACCTAGAGTATTGTTTAGTCCTCGTTGATTAGTTTTAAGGCtgtcttaaatttaaaatatgtttgaGTCGTCTCTT comes from Capsicum annuum cultivar UCD-10X-F1 chromosome 2, UCD10Xv1.1, whole genome shotgun sequence and encodes:
- the LOC124895939 gene encoding uncharacterized protein LOC124895939 codes for the protein MVLSTISTVLMVVKVPKKLIKWWGTFNYSEKHEVRKVLGNFAALLDLTPHPDLIEVVLTFWDPNNLVFRFGSCELTPTLAEISLLFQLSYMGQQMILPRNHTRKRFLPLCGSKDNKQLGCLKQSWIFFDYLFTRFGSLEGFDYFWNEFCTTKKIWEHRRLEFFCLALLSILVFPLDERCINTHLQSVVIALFKKKDKVTIVPMILTEIYKALTEVKGAVQFFEGSNLILQLWMMEHLHTPSLIKADVIDHCMGDRVQAMQERMHFDKFSFPVGVNAWI